GTTATCGTAGGATGCTATGCACAGCTGAAGCCTGAAGAAATTTCACAGATCGATGGGGTAGACCTTGTTTTGGGAGCTAAAGAGAAATTCAACATCTTAAGTTACCTGGATGATCTGGAAAAATCCGAAAGTGAAGGAGTTGTCCATTCATGCGAAATTGAAGAAACCGATTTCTTTATCGGAAGCTATTCAATAGGTGACAGAACAAGAGCTTTCCTGAAAGTACAGGACGGATGCGACTATAAATGTACTTACTGTACCATTCCGCTGGCCAGGGGGATTTCCCGTTCGGATACCATCGGGAACGTTCTTAAAAACGCCAGAGAAATTGCTGAAAGAGACATCAAAGAAATCGTACTTACCGGTGTAAATATTGGTGACTATGGTAAGGGCGAATTCGGGAATAAAAAACACGAGCATACCTTCTTAGATCTAATTTCAGAGCTTGATCAGGTAGACGGAATTGAAAGAATCCGTATTTCCTCCATAGAGCCGAATCTTTTAAAGGATGAAAGCATTGATCTTGTTTCTAAAAGCAAAAGCTTTGTACCCCATTTCCACATTCCGCTTCAGTCGGGATGCGATGACCTGTTGAAAAAAATGAAGCGCCGTTACCTTACGAAGCTTTACAAAGACAGAGTTAATAAGATCCGTGAAGTAATGCCCGATGCCGCTATTGGTGTAGATGTTATTGTGGGATTCCCAGGGGAAACAGAAGAAAAATTCATGGAGACCTATAACTTCCTGAACGAGCTTCCTATTACTTATCTGCACGTATTTACCTATTCTGAAAGAGAAAATACAGAAGCAGCCGGTATGGATGGTGTAGTGCCTATTCCGGAAAGAAAAAAACGAAACAAAATGCTGAGAATCCTTTCTGAAAAGAAGAAAATGGCATTTTACCAGACCCAGCTTGGAAAAACGCTTCCCGTTCTTTGGGAGCACGAAAATAAAGACGGCAAAATGTATGGCTTCACTGAGAATTATGTGAGAGTCCAGAAAGATTTTGATTCCGCATCCGTTAATCAGATTGAATTTCTAAATTTAGAAAAAATCCTGTCAGATGGCACGGTTTCTGTGCAGTCATCCTTCGAAAGTTTTTTGGCAAAAGCATAGTCTCTTTGCAAAAATTCAACTAAATTTATTTTAACTTTAAATACTACATTCATGAGAGATAAGTTTTTATCTTGGGGAATTGTATTGGTAATTGCTACATGGGTTGTGGCATTACTGATCAGAGCGCATTATTGGATACCCATCCTATTATCTGCCATTTATGCATTAGGCGTTTACAATGCTTATCAGTCGAAACACGCTATTCTGAGGAACTTCCCTGTATTGGGGTATTTCAGGTACTTTTTCGAAAGCATTTCACCTGAAATGCAGCAGTATTTCATTGAAAGGGAAACAGACGGAAAACCATTTCCCAGAAATCAACGCTCTGCAGTATACAGACGTGCTAAAAACCTGAGTGATACTGTTGCTTTTGGAACGCAGCTAGAAGTGAATCACAGAAAATATGAGGGAATCAAGCATTCTATCTATGCAAAATCGCCTAAAGAAGAACTGCCGAGAGTATGGGTTGGGGGTGAGCAGTGTACACAGCCTTATCATGCCTCTTTGTTCAATATTTCGGCAATGAGTTTTGGAGCGTTGAGCGACAGGGCGCAGATTTCTCTGAACAGAGGAGCCAAAAAAGGAAATTTTTATCATAACACAGGTGAGGGAGGTATTTCCCCTCATCACATGGAAGGAGGGGACCTTTGCTGGCAGATCGGAACAGGGTATTTCGGATGTCGTAATGAAGAAGGTAAATTTAACCCGGAACTGTTCAAACAGTATTCTACTCTTCCCAATGTAAAAATGATTGAAATTAAGCTTTCTCAAGGGGCAAAACCAGGACACGGAGGCGTACTTCCCGGAGTTAAGAATACACCTGAGATTGCAAAGATCCGTCACGTCACACCGGGAATGACTGTTATTTCGCCGCCATCACATACCTCATTTTCTGATGCAGCCGGCTTGCTGAGGTTTGTACAGCAGCTTAGAGAGCTTTCAGGAGGTAAACCGGTCGGGTTTAAACTGTGTATTGGTGATACGAAAGAATTCGAAGATATCTGCGTACAGATGAATGTACTGAAAATCTATCCTGATTTTATTACCATAGATGGAGCAGAAGGAGGAACAGGAGCCGCACCGCCGGAATTTTCAGATGGAGTAGGGATGCCTTTGGAACCGGCTTTGATCTTTGTGAACAGAACACTTAATAATTATAATTTAAGAAGCAAGCTAAGAGTAATTGCCAGCGGAAAGGTACTGACAAGTTTAGATATTCTCAGGGCTGTAGCTATGGGAGCGGATATGTGTAATAATGCAAGAGGATTTATGTTCTCGTTAGGATGCATCCAGGCTTTAAGATGTAACACTAATAATTGTCCTACAGGAGTGGCCACTCAGGATAAAATGCTAATTAAAGGCCTTGATGTTACTGATAAAAGCGAAAGAGTATACCATTTCCATAAAAACACGCTGCATACCTGCAATGAACTGATTGCAGCGGCAGGAAGAAGCTCTTACGAAGAAGTGGATGCCACTATGTTTATGAGAGGAGATGAATTTGATCATCTGGCAGATCTGTATTTCCCGGATATTTTAGGAAATGTAAAGCAGAAAGCAAGAACTTAAAATAGTAAAAACAAAAAACCGCATTCAAATGAAGGCGGTTTTTTTATATAATTGAATTAAATTATTGTCCTGCAGGTCTGTCAGCTCTTCCGTACACCTGAAAATTAAATACAAAAGAATAATTTCTCAGAGAGTATTGTGAATTGTAAGGATAATGCGCATCTCTTGCAAAAGCTGCTCTTGAAGGTACTAAGATAACCCCCTGAAGATTATAAGGATTTCCACTTGGAAGATTATCAAATGCTTTGAATTTCTGCATAGCCTCTTTAAAACCTTCAATTTCGTAATAGCTTGATTGTTTGGCAGCATCAGTTGTAGCTGCAGCCAGTACAGATTTTTTTACATAATAATACATTGGATCTACCAGAGGAAGACCGCTTCCATTGATTGTATTGCTTATGCCCAGTGCAGAAATAAAAGAAACATTTCCATCAGTATTGGCAGCTAAATAAGCATTAGTTCTTATCATGAGAGTAAGAATATCATTATCTTTAATAGTTTTGCCCTCAGCTGTGGAAGGTTGCGCCCCATCTCTCATAATATATATAACTCCGGATGGCAGCGTTTCATACGGCATATCTATCAGCTTCTTTTCATTATCATCACTGGCATCCGTAGTGCTGAAAGTTTTTATATTTCCCTGAGCATCCAGATAATTCTCGTTCATGAATTTCTTAATGGCCTGATCGTCATAGCTGTTCTGAACGGTAATATCTTCCGGTTCTTTATACGTTTCAACCTCGTCATCTTTCTTACATGCAGAAAAACACAAAGATCCTGCAAGGATATATAAAAATATTTTTTTCATTTCAAAAAACTTTAATTACTTTACAAATAATATAACGGCAAAAGTATAAAAAATTATGAGAATAGATAAATTTTTATGGTGCATTCGTTTTTATAAGACGAGAAGTATTGCAACAGAGGAAATTAAGAAGAACAGGGTTTCAATAGGAACATCCGCCGTAAAGTCGTCTAAGGAGGTAAAAGAAGGGGATATTATCAAGATCCGCAAAAATCAGATTGATTATAAAATAAAAGTCACCCAGATCCCGAAAAGCAGGATGGGAGCAAAGCTTGTTCCCCTTCATATTCAGGATGTGACGGATAAAGAACAGTATGAATTATTGAAGCTTCGCAAAATGTCACAGGACTATTACAGAAACAAAGGCGAAGGAAGACCTACCAAGAAAGACCGCAGGGATATGGATGAGTATGTTGGAAACGATATAGCAGCAGACTTTACGGACTGGGATGATTTCTTTGGAGAAACGGCAGACGATTCCGAAAGCGAAGATTAACGTAAAAAAGCTCTAGAGATAGAGCTTTTCTACTATTTCCTGTACAATGTCTTCCGGAGTTCTGGAATCTGTATTGACGTTAAACTGGGCTTTGCTGTAAAATACATTTCTTTCAAATAAATGTTTGGCAATAAATTCCTGCAGATCTTCATCAGGAACGTTAGCTATTAAAGGCCTTTTTTCTTTCTGTTTGGAAAGTCTTTCATACAAAGTATTTACCGAAGCTCTTAAAAAAACACTTGTTGAACTGTGGTTGATAATTTCCATATTATTATAATAAACCGGTGTTCCTCCGCCCAGGCTTAAAACCACATTTTCTTCCGAAGCAAGAATTTCTTCCAATGCCTCTCTTTCCAGCTTTCTAAACTGAATTTCTCCCTTTTTTTCGAAAATCTCAGGAATGGTTAATTTATTTCTCCTGGAAATCTCTTTATCAAGGTCAATGAGTTTGAAATTTATTTTGTCGCTTAAAATTTTGGAAATGTGAGATTTGCCAGATCCCATGTATCCGATCAGTGAAATAACCATGAATTTTTTTTAAACAAATTTGCAAAAAAGTTTTGAGATAATGAAAAAACGCCTATCTTTGCACCACTGAAAACGAGAGACATTATTCAAATGGAAATCGTTGATAAAGTGGCCGACTCGGTAGCTCAGCTGGTAGAGCAATACACTTTTAATGTATGGGTCCTGGGTTCGAATCCCAGCCGGGTCACAAGCGAAAAAATTACCGAATTTTGTAATTTTATTGCCTGCGTGGTGAAATTGGTAGACACGCCATCTTGAGGGGGTGGTTTCCTAAGGATGTGCTGGTTCGAGTCCAGTCGCAGGCACTGCAAAGAAAATTTTAATAATTAAGAATAAATCATTAAATTTATTTTTAATTGTGGCCGACTCGGTAGCTCAGCTGGTAGAGCAATACACTTTTAATGTATGGGTCCTGGGTTCGAATCCCAGCCGGGTCACAAGTTTACTGAAAAGTAAATTTTTTTCATATTAATATTTTGTGATTTGGTGTTTCAAAGGTCTCTTACGAGACCTTTGATTTTTTTTATAATCCTATTGCAGGAATTAAAAAATAATTATATCTTTGCACCGCTTAAAAAACGATATCAGAAATGTTCATCGTTTTTGCAGTGACCGACTCGGTAGCTCAGCTGGTAGAGCAATACACTTTTAATGTATGGGTCCTGGGTTCGAATCCCAGCCGGGTCACAAATTTACTGAAAAGTAAATTTTTTCATATTAATATTTTGTGATTTGGTGTTTCAAAGGTCTCGTAAGAGGCCTTTGATTTTTTTATTATATGCTTGTATAATTACAGAAAAGAAAAACTCTGGTTCCGAAAGGAACCAGAGTTTTGTTTTATAGGTAAATACCTGATGTATTTTGTTGAACAAATGTTTAATATTAATCCAGGTGCATATTATCAATTAACCTGACACCATCTACTACAACTACGATGAATGCTCTGTAATTTTTGTCTTTATAGAAAAAATCTGTTTCTTTCAGTGTGTCTTCATCAGCGATCAGGAAATATTCTAATTTCATGCCCTGTTGGTGATCAAAAATATCCGTCACCCTTTCTTTTATTTCAGGAATCGTAATGATCCGGAACCAGTCGTTTACCTTGATCAGGGTTTCATAAATAACTTTTGAAGCTTCTTTTCTGTCTTCGTGAAGTCTTTGGTTTCTTGAGCTTAATGCTAAACCGTTTTCTGCTCTATAAATGGAAACTCCTGTGATTTTTACCGGAAGATGTTTCTTTTCAGCCATTTTTTTAATAATGGCAAGCTGCTGGAAGTCTTTTTCCCCGAAATAGGCATTGTCAGGTTTAACCTGTCTAAAAAGCTCTTCCACCACAGTTCCCACTCCGTCAAAGTGTCCGGGTCTGGATTTTCCTTCCATTTCATTTTCCAGTCCATCGAAATCATAATGCTGGCTTTCTGTTTTTTCAGGATAAATATCAGTTACTTCAGGAATATAAACCGCATCCACCAATCCTGATTTTTCCAGAATAAGGATATCCCTGTTCACATCTCTAGGATATTTTTCAAGATCTTCCGGATTATTAAATTGGGTAGGATTTACAAAAATTGAAGAAACTACCAGATCATTCTCTTTTCTGGCTTCTTCATACAGAGAAAGGTGCCCCTTATGAAGAGCTCCCATAGTAGGCGCAAAACCTATCTTTTTCCCCATTTCTTTCTGTCTTTCAATGAAATCCTGAAGGGTTTTCTTGTTTTTTATAACTTCCATAGTTTATTTTAATACTAATTCAAAAATACTAAAAATATCATATAATTATATGAGTTTTTAATAATTTGAAAATAGGAATTATCGTAAAAAAATGTTAATTAAAATAATGTTGAATGTTTTTTTGTAATTTTGCACATTAAAGCATTTTTACAAAAATATAGATAGAATTTATGCCGAATCAAAAAATACTGTACATTACTACAGAGATGTATCCATATCAGGAAGATACGAATATGGCTGCATTGGTAAACAAAATGGCACTTAAGATGCACAATGAAGGCAATGATGTAAGAGTTTTTATGCCAAGATTTGGACAAATAAGTGAAAGAAAATTCCAGCTTCATGAGGTGATCCGCCTTTCGGGAATGAATATTATTATCAATGACCTGGACCAGCCTTTAATTATTAAAGTAGCGTCTCTTCCGGGGGAAAGACTTCAGGTTTACTTTATTGATAACGAAGAATACTTCAAAAGAAAACAATACTACGTAGACGATGAAGGAAATCCTTTTGCCGATAACGATGAAAGAGCCATTTTCTTTGCGAGAGGAGTTATAGAAACCATTAAAAAACTAAACTGGGTTCCGGATGTAATCCACCTGAACGGATGGATGTCTTCTTTTGTTCCGATTTACCTGAAAACATACTACGAATCCGATACTTATTTCAAAGATGCCAAAATTGTACTTTCTTTATACAATGAGAAAGATGCTAACCTGGACAAAAATATTGCTGAAAAATTAACCTTCGATAATATTTCCGGATTAAAAGCGTTAGATAATCCGACAATCAAAAACTTTGTTATTGAAAGTATGAACTATGTTGACATGGTTGTGAAAGGAGATGAGTTTCTTGATGCAGACCTTGATAAAGGTTTCAATGAAACAACGACTTCAAAATCAGAATACGTTGATGTAGATTCTATAAACCAACTTTATTAAACACATTTTTAATGACTCATACTGTTAAAAGGACTCTGGCCATTCTCTTTATGGCGGTTTTCGGGAGTGCTCTTCTTTATAACTGCGAACCGGAAGCGGATTCGCTTGGCGAACAGCTTTTTGTAGATGGTGCTGCAGAAGGCAATGTTATCTATAAAGACCTTATTGCTTATAATATTGATAACCACGATACCATCAGAAGTGATGCAGGGAGACTTGTAGAACTTATTAATACATCCGGTATCTCTTCATCCCGTTTCGTTTTGGGAGCCTTCTCTGAGGGACAGCTGGGTATGCAGAAAGCATCCTATCTTACCCAGTTGAGAATGAGCACGGATAACTTTGATTTTGGAACCACTCCAAAAGTGGATTCTGTAGTTTTTGTGTTAAGACCTGATGCCGTTGCCGATTCAGTAACGACACTTCCCCTTAAGGATGAAAGCTTACTGGTTGGAACTGAAACAGTACCTGTTTCTACAGAGATCAAGACATATCCTACCAACTTTAAATATAAATATGGTAAAACAAAGTTAGGAGCAGGTGGAACACATAGCTTATTACACATTAATGTAGACGAAATTACTACCTTCCTTGATGGTAATGCCGATGCTTTCAAACGTTCAAACGTAGTTGTAAGTACGGGAGCAGCTTTGGGTTCAACAGTATTTAACGGAACCGTAACAGCAAAGACCATTACCAAGAAGTCTGATAACACTGCTTTATTTACATCTGATGCAGGAATCAGAATTCGTCTGGATAAAGACTTTTTCCAAACCAAGATTCTTGATAAAAACCTTAAGCCGGAACTTATGGATGCGGCTAACTTTACAAGATATTTTAAAGGGATAAGACTTTCCGTGACTGATACAGATGGTTATCTTCTGCAGATTTCTCCGGAATCTATGGAGATGATTATGTACTATACCAATGAAAAGAATGACAACGGTACTATTACAAGACCGCAGTCTACCTTTAAATTCCTGATGACAGGAGGTATTGGTAATGCCAGAATCGGCCAATATGAGTATGACAGAACAGGTTCTGCATGGCAAACTGCAAAATCAGCAATTAATGTGAATGACGGTAATGCCAAGCTGTATGCACAGGGAATGGGAGGTCCTTCTATTGCGGTGAAAATTCCTGACGCTACTGTTACGGAGCTTAAAACATTATATGAGAAAGACAAGTCTGCAATCATGAATGCAAAAATCAGAATCTACAC
Above is a genomic segment from Chryseobacterium shigense containing:
- the mtaB gene encoding tRNA (N(6)-L-threonylcarbamoyladenosine(37)-C(2))-methylthiotransferase MtaB — its product is MSTFHGTAAFHTLGCKLNFAETSTIARQLTDAGYDKVSFDDKADVYVINTCSVTENADRECKLHVKRAMKANPEGLVVIVGCYAQLKPEEISQIDGVDLVLGAKEKFNILSYLDDLEKSESEGVVHSCEIEETDFFIGSYSIGDRTRAFLKVQDGCDYKCTYCTIPLARGISRSDTIGNVLKNAREIAERDIKEIVLTGVNIGDYGKGEFGNKKHEHTFLDLISELDQVDGIERIRISSIEPNLLKDESIDLVSKSKSFVPHFHIPLQSGCDDLLKKMKRRYLTKLYKDRVNKIREVMPDAAIGVDVIVGFPGETEEKFMETYNFLNELPITYLHVFTYSERENTEAAGMDGVVPIPERKKRNKMLRILSEKKKMAFYQTQLGKTLPVLWEHENKDGKMYGFTENYVRVQKDFDSASVNQIEFLNLEKILSDGTVSVQSSFESFLAKA
- a CDS encoding FMN-binding glutamate synthase family protein, producing MRDKFLSWGIVLVIATWVVALLIRAHYWIPILLSAIYALGVYNAYQSKHAILRNFPVLGYFRYFFESISPEMQQYFIERETDGKPFPRNQRSAVYRRAKNLSDTVAFGTQLEVNHRKYEGIKHSIYAKSPKEELPRVWVGGEQCTQPYHASLFNISAMSFGALSDRAQISLNRGAKKGNFYHNTGEGGISPHHMEGGDLCWQIGTGYFGCRNEEGKFNPELFKQYSTLPNVKMIEIKLSQGAKPGHGGVLPGVKNTPEIAKIRHVTPGMTVISPPSHTSFSDAAGLLRFVQQLRELSGGKPVGFKLCIGDTKEFEDICVQMNVLKIYPDFITIDGAEGGTGAAPPEFSDGVGMPLEPALIFVNRTLNNYNLRSKLRVIASGKVLTSLDILRAVAMGADMCNNARGFMFSLGCIQALRCNTNNCPTGVATQDKMLIKGLDVTDKSERVYHFHKNTLHTCNELIAAAGRSSYEEVDATMFMRGDEFDHLADLYFPDILGNVKQKART
- a CDS encoding RNA-binding S4 domain-containing protein — translated: MRIDKFLWCIRFYKTRSIATEEIKKNRVSIGTSAVKSSKEVKEGDIIKIRKNQIDYKIKVTQIPKSRMGAKLVPLHIQDVTDKEQYELLKLRKMSQDYYRNKGEGRPTKKDRRDMDEYVGNDIAADFTDWDDFFGETADDSESED
- a CDS encoding shikimate kinase produces the protein MVISLIGYMGSGKSHISKILSDKINFKLIDLDKEISRRNKLTIPEIFEKKGEIQFRKLEREALEEILASEENVVLSLGGGTPVYYNNMEIINHSSTSVFLRASVNTLYERLSKQKEKRPLIANVPDEDLQEFIAKHLFERNVFYSKAQFNVNTDSRTPEDIVQEIVEKLYL
- the panC gene encoding pantoate--beta-alanine ligase produces the protein MEVIKNKKTLQDFIERQKEMGKKIGFAPTMGALHKGHLSLYEEARKENDLVVSSIFVNPTQFNNPEDLEKYPRDVNRDILILEKSGLVDAVYIPEVTDIYPEKTESQHYDFDGLENEMEGKSRPGHFDGVGTVVEELFRQVKPDNAYFGEKDFQQLAIIKKMAEKKHLPVKITGVSIYRAENGLALSSRNQRLHEDRKEASKVIYETLIKVNDWFRIITIPEIKERVTDIFDHQQGMKLEYFLIADEDTLKETDFFYKDKNYRAFIVVVVDGVRLIDNMHLD
- a CDS encoding glycogen/starch synthase — its product is MPNQKILYITTEMYPYQEDTNMAALVNKMALKMHNEGNDVRVFMPRFGQISERKFQLHEVIRLSGMNIIINDLDQPLIIKVASLPGERLQVYFIDNEEYFKRKQYYVDDEGNPFADNDERAIFFARGVIETIKKLNWVPDVIHLNGWMSSFVPIYLKTYYESDTYFKDAKIVLSLYNEKDANLDKNIAEKLTFDNISGLKALDNPTIKNFVIESMNYVDMVVKGDEFLDADLDKGFNETTTSKSEYVDVDSINQLY
- a CDS encoding DUF4270 family protein, with amino-acid sequence MTHTVKRTLAILFMAVFGSALLYNCEPEADSLGEQLFVDGAAEGNVIYKDLIAYNIDNHDTIRSDAGRLVELINTSGISSSRFVLGAFSEGQLGMQKASYLTQLRMSTDNFDFGTTPKVDSVVFVLRPDAVADSVTTLPLKDESLLVGTETVPVSTEIKTYPTNFKYKYGKTKLGAGGTHSLLHINVDEITTFLDGNADAFKRSNVVVSTGAALGSTVFNGTVTAKTITKKSDNTALFTSDAGIRIRLDKDFFQTKILDKNLKPELMDAANFTRYFKGIRLSVTDTDGYLLQISPESMEMIMYYTNEKNDNGTITRPQSTFKFLMTGGIGNARIGQYEYDRTGSAWQTAKSAINVNDGNAKLYAQGMGGPSIAVKIPDATVTELKTLYEKDKSAIMNAKIRIYTDAASWSNSYKRIENNFTILPVDKIDTSTQVITLSDFIADMTAGFGMMRSYDLDKNPSYYDFTVTKTVKDIIEGVPGTGVKSENKVLLINIGEFVQTTAGAWAGYKYTKRAFATERGVYVGSDKTNSKRIQLQITYGIKK